The following are encoded in a window of Paenibacillus polymyxa genomic DNA:
- the argF gene encoding ornithine carbamoyltransferase produces MSQSGALQQMNLKGRDFLELDDYSPEEIQYLIDLAIEIKRKHKNGETYQPLKGKTLGLIFEKSSTRTRVSFEVGMYQLGGHALFLSKNDIQLGRGEPISDMAQVMSRYLDGIMIRTFGHDNVVELARYASVPVINGLSDLAHPCQVLADYQTLYEQKGKLKGLKLAYIGDGNNMAHSLLIGGAKLGVHVSIASPVGYEPDPSVVAASREIAKLTGSEIVITQSPQEAVQDADAIYTDVWASMGFEEEQKERELAFADFQVNEELVKLAKPDYLFLHCLPAHRGEEVSAGVIDGPNSVIFDEAENRLHAQKALLVALMA; encoded by the coding sequence ATGAGCCAGAGCGGCGCACTGCAGCAGATGAATTTGAAAGGACGGGACTTCCTGGAGCTGGACGATTACTCTCCAGAGGAAATCCAGTATTTAATTGATCTCGCCATTGAAATTAAGCGTAAGCACAAAAACGGGGAAACTTATCAGCCGCTAAAAGGGAAAACGCTCGGACTGATTTTCGAAAAATCCTCTACACGTACACGGGTATCTTTCGAAGTCGGTATGTATCAATTGGGCGGGCATGCCCTTTTCCTCAGTAAAAATGACATTCAACTGGGACGCGGCGAACCGATTAGCGACATGGCTCAAGTCATGTCACGTTATCTGGATGGCATTATGATTCGTACCTTTGGGCACGATAATGTGGTAGAGTTGGCACGTTATGCGTCCGTTCCTGTGATCAATGGATTGAGTGATTTGGCGCATCCATGCCAAGTACTAGCCGATTATCAAACCTTGTATGAGCAAAAGGGTAAGCTAAAAGGGCTCAAATTGGCTTACATCGGAGACGGTAACAATATGGCTCATTCCCTCTTGATTGGGGGAGCAAAGCTTGGAGTGCATGTGTCCATTGCAAGTCCAGTTGGATACGAGCCGGACCCGAGTGTGGTCGCAGCTTCCCGTGAAATTGCCAAACTGACAGGGAGTGAGATCGTTATAACCCAGAGTCCGCAGGAAGCAGTACAAGATGCGGATGCGATCTACACAGATGTGTGGGCGAGTATGGGGTTTGAGGAAGAGCAGAAGGAGCGGGAGCTTGCTTTTGCCGACTTCCAGGTGAATGAGGAGCTGGTCAAGCTGGCGAAGCCGGATTATTTATTCCTGCATTGTCTCCCTGCGCATCGTGGAGAAGAAGTAAGCGCAGGCGTAATCGATGGTCCGAATTCGGTCATCTTTGATGAAGCAGAGAATCGTCTGCATGCGCAAAAAGCGCTGTTAGTTGCTTTAATGGCATAA
- the argH gene encoding argininosuccinate lyase, with translation MSKLWGGRFTKQTNKLVEEYTASIGFDQALAEEDIQGSLAHVAMLGKCGIIPQEDADTIKEGLHTVLERIRHGEIEFSVSDEDIHMNIEKNLIEAIGPVGGKLHTGRSRNDQVATDMHLYLRGRVVSLVGMLYDVQAALIGQAKDNLHTIVPGYTHLQRAQPILFAHHLLAYVSMLERDIDRLKDSYKRINVLPLGAGALAGTTFPIDRHFVAEQLGFDGVYENSLDAVSDRDFIVEFLAGASLIMTHLSRLSEELVLWSSTEFGFVELDDAFCTGSSIMPQKKNPDVPELVRGKTGRVYGNLVGLLTVLKSLPLAYNKDMQEDKEGMFDTVATLEGALQLFAPMIATMKVNKDRMRQAVNQDFSNATDIADFLVGKGLPFRQAHEVIGKTVLYCIQHGKYLLDLTLDEFQQFSDLFDERIYEVLQPEAVVNARNVYGGTATGQVQAAIGRSEQLLANTSTWFEGHKPKN, from the coding sequence ATGAGTAAGCTATGGGGCGGACGCTTTACGAAGCAAACGAACAAGTTGGTAGAGGAATATACGGCTTCTATCGGGTTTGATCAGGCGTTGGCGGAAGAAGATATTCAAGGCAGTTTGGCTCATGTGGCCATGCTGGGGAAATGCGGAATTATTCCGCAGGAGGATGCAGACACGATCAAGGAAGGACTGCACACGGTCCTGGAGCGTATCCGCCATGGGGAAATTGAATTTTCCGTTTCGGATGAGGATATTCACATGAATATTGAAAAAAATCTAATTGAGGCCATTGGTCCGGTCGGGGGTAAGCTGCACACGGGGCGCAGCCGTAACGATCAGGTAGCAACGGATATGCACTTGTACTTGCGAGGACGTGTAGTATCGCTGGTGGGTATGCTGTATGACGTACAAGCTGCATTAATCGGCCAGGCAAAGGATAATCTGCACACGATTGTACCTGGATACACACACTTGCAGCGTGCGCAGCCTATTTTATTTGCACATCATCTGCTGGCGTATGTGTCTATGCTGGAGCGTGATATTGACCGACTCAAAGACAGCTACAAGCGGATTAACGTGTTGCCGCTCGGTGCTGGCGCTTTGGCCGGAACCACTTTTCCGATCGACCGTCACTTTGTAGCCGAGCAACTGGGGTTTGATGGCGTATATGAAAATAGCCTCGATGCCGTCAGCGACCGGGATTTTATCGTAGAGTTCCTGGCTGGCGCCTCGCTGATTATGACGCATTTGTCTCGTCTGAGCGAAGAATTGGTGCTATGGAGCAGCACGGAGTTTGGTTTTGTCGAGCTGGATGATGCTTTTTGCACAGGCAGCAGCATTATGCCGCAGAAGAAAAACCCGGACGTACCAGAGCTGGTACGTGGTAAAACCGGACGTGTCTATGGAAACCTCGTGGGCTTGTTGACTGTATTGAAATCCTTGCCGCTGGCATACAACAAGGATATGCAGGAGGACAAGGAAGGGATGTTCGATACCGTTGCTACGCTGGAAGGAGCCTTGCAACTGTTCGCACCGATGATCGCCACGATGAAGGTGAACAAGGATCGTATGCGTCAAGCGGTCAACCAGGATTTTTCCAACGCAACGGATATTGCGGACTTCCTGGTCGGCAAAGGGCTTCCATTCCGTCAGGCGCATGAGGTCATTGGCAAAACCGTACTGTATTGCATCCAGCATGGAAAATACTTGCTTGATCTGACACTGGACGAATTCCAGCAGTTTTCGGATCTGTTTGACGAGCGTATCTATGAGGTACTTCAACCAGAAGCGGTAGTGAATGCACGGAATGTATATGGCGGAACCGCTACCGGACAGGTACAGGCAGCTATTGGGCGCAGTGAACAGCTCCTGGCGAATACATCAACATGGTTTGAAGGGCACAAGCCGAAAAATTAA
- a CDS encoding glycosyltransferase family 2 protein, translated as MGDKLRWQVGGVSIRQTKRRIKEERQRIEQLQQQLEAQRSEQAPVLYKLDFHIEELERRLQDTELRIQAIQNANDTAAAVEQLLDEGLQDGQVQEAQVQYASGQEQVAAGTAMGAASSISGTEGEEAVRGMQSGRNGKARLGDQLVENGMITRDQLTDAIRNQKRYGGRLGDILVEMGFITAEQLQEQVGGDESKERLGDMLVRSGYILPEQLERALEFQAKSGGLLGDILLSLQMLEPADLYRAIATQNRIGRIGEELALDAAYKLPEQVAMAYGVVVIHQYMNRYIVAVSDPLPEERRLKLEEILGMPVEQVLATKEEMEQLWGKIYGEEMMQESTTGLLEKEPHNSARTTFTKGQLWVFAAMGMITLLGLLWNSWKTVLIINMMIQLFYFAMTLFKFGIIYLGSRRGAQLRFTKEEVDAMDEKKLPIYTILVPMYKEAGVLPMLLRNLEQLDYPKSKLDVRLLIEEDDIETIELLREMKLPAYYTTLVVPDGLPKTKPKACNYGLIRARGEFVVIYDAEDRPDADQLKKVIAAFDSLPEHYACIQAKLNYFNSTQNLLTRWFTQEYSMWFELLLPGIMQLDTPIPLGGTSNHFRVSVLKDINAWDPYNVTEDADLGIRLYKGGYKTAIVDSRTWEEANSRVGNWIRQRSRWIKGYMQTWLVHMRNPVKLVREVGWKGFFGFQVMILATPMLPLLNPIFWGLLILWFGWELSFIPKLFPGYVYYLASAEFYIGNFLFVFSNVAGMYWVIGELEERGERTFSYAMVKYGLLSPLYWVLMSIAAVKAAWQLITKPFYWEKTTHGLTDMHDLDDTPAQSS; from the coding sequence ATGGGTGACAAGCTTAGGTGGCAGGTTGGAGGAGTTTCAATTCGCCAAACCAAGAGAAGAATAAAAGAAGAGCGTCAGCGAATCGAACAACTGCAACAACAGCTAGAGGCTCAGCGGTCAGAGCAGGCCCCGGTGCTGTACAAGCTTGATTTTCATATCGAAGAGTTGGAACGGCGACTTCAGGATACAGAACTACGTATCCAGGCGATACAGAACGCCAATGATACAGCAGCAGCTGTGGAACAATTGCTGGATGAAGGGTTACAGGATGGACAGGTGCAGGAGGCTCAAGTCCAATATGCATCTGGGCAGGAACAGGTAGCGGCAGGAACCGCTATGGGCGCTGCTTCCAGTATCTCTGGTACGGAAGGCGAAGAGGCAGTAAGAGGAATGCAGAGCGGACGAAACGGCAAGGCCCGTCTGGGGGATCAACTGGTGGAGAACGGGATGATCACCCGCGATCAGCTGACAGATGCCATCCGCAACCAGAAGCGTTACGGTGGCAGGCTGGGCGATATTCTTGTAGAAATGGGCTTCATTACAGCCGAGCAGCTACAGGAACAGGTTGGCGGCGACGAGTCCAAGGAGCGCCTAGGCGATATGCTGGTTCGTTCCGGCTATATATTACCGGAACAACTGGAGCGTGCACTGGAGTTCCAGGCGAAGAGCGGCGGACTACTGGGAGACATCTTGCTGTCATTGCAAATGCTGGAACCTGCGGATTTGTACCGCGCGATTGCTACACAGAACCGAATCGGGCGAATTGGTGAGGAACTCGCGCTGGATGCGGCGTATAAACTACCCGAGCAAGTGGCGATGGCATATGGCGTGGTCGTCATCCATCAATATATGAACCGTTATATTGTGGCGGTCAGCGATCCACTGCCAGAAGAGCGACGCTTGAAGCTGGAGGAAATTTTGGGTATGCCGGTAGAGCAGGTGCTTGCTACGAAGGAAGAGATGGAGCAGCTCTGGGGTAAAATCTACGGTGAAGAAATGATGCAGGAGAGCACGACCGGGCTATTGGAAAAAGAACCACACAATTCAGCACGGACGACCTTTACAAAGGGACAGCTCTGGGTGTTCGCGGCCATGGGTATGATTACACTGCTCGGTCTCCTCTGGAACAGTTGGAAAACGGTGTTGATCATCAATATGATGATTCAGTTGTTTTATTTTGCGATGACGCTATTTAAGTTTGGCATTATTTATCTCGGTTCCCGGCGTGGGGCGCAGCTTCGTTTTACGAAGGAAGAGGTTGACGCCATGGATGAAAAGAAACTGCCGATCTATACCATTCTTGTACCTATGTATAAGGAAGCGGGCGTGCTTCCGATGTTATTGCGGAATTTGGAGCAACTGGATTATCCAAAGTCCAAGCTGGATGTGCGGCTGCTGATTGAAGAGGACGACATAGAGACGATTGAGCTACTTCGGGAAATGAAGCTGCCGGCCTATTACACGACACTGGTCGTTCCAGACGGTTTGCCGAAAACCAAGCCGAAGGCATGTAATTATGGACTTATTCGGGCACGTGGCGAGTTTGTCGTGATTTACGATGCTGAGGATCGTCCCGATGCTGATCAGCTTAAAAAGGTCATTGCGGCGTTTGATTCACTCCCTGAGCATTATGCGTGTATTCAGGCGAAGCTTAACTATTTTAATAGCACACAAAATTTGCTGACCCGCTGGTTCACTCAAGAATACAGTATGTGGTTCGAGTTACTGCTGCCGGGTATTATGCAGTTAGATACCCCAATTCCGTTAGGCGGCACATCCAATCATTTTCGGGTATCTGTATTAAAAGATATTAATGCGTGGGACCCCTACAATGTAACCGAGGATGCCGATCTGGGCATACGTCTGTATAAAGGCGGCTACAAAACGGCTATTGTCGATTCCCGCACATGGGAGGAAGCTAACAGCCGCGTGGGCAACTGGATTCGTCAGCGGTCACGCTGGATCAAGGGGTATATGCAGACATGGCTGGTTCATATGCGCAATCCGGTTAAGCTGGTGCGCGAAGTGGGCTGGAAAGGCTTTTTCGGCTTTCAGGTGATGATTCTGGCAACTCCGATGTTGCCGTTGCTGAATCCGATTTTTTGGGGGTTGCTTATTTTATGGTTTGGCTGGGAGTTGTCCTTTATTCCCAAGCTATTCCCGGGTTATGTGTATTACCTGGCCAGCGCGGAGTTTTATATCGGTAACTTTCTGTTCGTATTCAGTAATGTGGCC
- a CDS encoding argininosuccinate synthase, with protein MAKEKIVLAYSGGLDTSVILKWLKETYDAEIIAFTADIGQKEELDGLEEKALATGASKVYIDDLRDEFAKDFIYPMFQAGALYEGQYLLGTSIARPLIAKRMVDIAIAEGATAIAHGATGKGNDQVRFELNAAALTPDIKVIAPWRLEEFRNQFPGRAEMIAYAEKHDIPVTASAAKPYSMDRNLLHISYESGVLEDPWFDPSAPENKGMFLLSNAPEDAPDEAEYLELEFEAGNCVALNGEQLSPLQVMEKLNELGGKHGIGRVDMVENRFVGMKSRGVYETPGGTILFTAHRKMESITMDREVMNLRDSLITRYATLVYNGFWFAPERVALQALVHESQKNVSGTVRVKLYKGNVIGAGVKSPVSLYNPDIATMEADPTQAYDQGDATGFIRLNALRLKVNAGVTQNHK; from the coding sequence ATGGCAAAAGAAAAAATCGTACTCGCATATTCCGGCGGTCTGGATACGTCGGTCATTCTGAAATGGCTCAAAGAAACTTATGATGCTGAAATCATCGCATTCACCGCAGATATCGGTCAAAAGGAAGAACTGGACGGTTTGGAGGAAAAAGCACTCGCTACAGGGGCTTCCAAAGTGTACATTGATGATCTGCGTGATGAATTCGCCAAGGATTTTATCTATCCGATGTTTCAGGCGGGTGCTTTATATGAAGGACAATATTTGCTCGGAACGAGTATTGCACGTCCATTGATCGCTAAGCGGATGGTCGATATTGCGATTGCCGAGGGAGCAACAGCCATTGCTCACGGGGCAACAGGCAAAGGTAACGATCAGGTACGCTTCGAGCTGAACGCGGCGGCGTTGACGCCGGATATCAAGGTGATCGCACCTTGGCGGCTGGAAGAGTTCCGCAATCAGTTCCCGGGCCGTGCAGAAATGATTGCCTATGCGGAAAAACACGACATTCCGGTAACTGCTTCTGCAGCCAAGCCATACTCCATGGACCGTAATCTGCTGCATATCAGCTATGAAAGCGGCGTGCTGGAGGACCCTTGGTTTGATCCAAGTGCTCCTGAAAATAAAGGAATGTTCTTGCTCAGCAACGCGCCTGAGGACGCTCCTGATGAAGCAGAATATTTGGAGTTGGAATTTGAAGCAGGTAACTGCGTCGCTTTGAACGGAGAACAGCTAAGTCCATTGCAAGTGATGGAAAAACTGAATGAGCTCGGCGGCAAGCATGGTATCGGACGTGTGGATATGGTAGAGAACCGTTTTGTCGGCATGAAAAGTCGGGGAGTCTATGAGACGCCGGGCGGTACTATCCTGTTCACAGCTCACCGCAAAATGGAATCCATCACGATGGATCGCGAGGTTATGAATCTGCGTGATAGTCTGATTACCCGTTATGCTACCTTGGTTTATAACGGTTTCTGGTTCGCACCGGAACGTGTCGCTTTGCAGGCTCTGGTTCATGAGAGTCAGAAAAATGTCAGTGGTACCGTGCGCGTGAAGCTGTACAAAGGCAACGTTATCGGTGCAGGCGTTAAAAGCCCGGTTAGCTTGTACAACCCGGACATTGCAACCATGGAAGCCGACCCGACACAAGCCTACGATCAAGGCGATGCAACAGGCTTTATCCGTTTGAATGCTCTGCGTTTAAAGGTCAACGCGGGCGTAACACAAAATCATAAATAA